A single Marinitoga aeolica DNA region contains:
- the tsaE gene encoding tRNA (adenosine(37)-N6)-threonylcarbamoyltransferase complex ATPase subunit type 1 TsaE produces the protein MEGGRSKIKRLDKINEYKLLEIAKNISEYAFPGMIVLLYGDLGTGKTTFTKGFIRSLLKDDSLSVTSPTFALVKVYDNDYKIYHVDLYRLSDPEEIPYVGLFEDSEGIYLIEWPERLDYYIPDEYLEIKLYYNIEDMTKRDIEIEAIGEKYKIFEEALK, from the coding sequence TTGGAAGGAGGCCGTTCTAAGATCAAGAGGCTGGATAAAATCAACGAATATAAGTTATTAGAAATAGCAAAAAATATATCTGAATATGCTTTCCCTGGAATGATAGTATTATTATATGGTGATTTGGGTACTGGTAAAACAACTTTCACAAAAGGTTTTATTAGAAGTCTTTTAAAAGATGATTCATTATCAGTAACATCACCAACTTTTGCATTAGTTAAAGTATATGATAATGATTACAAAATATATCATGTGGATTTATATAGACTCTCTGATCCGGAAGAAATTCCATATGTTGGTCTTTTTGAGGATTCAGAAGGTATATATTTAATAGAATGGCCAGAAAGATTAGATTATTATATTCCAGACGAATATTTAGAAATAAAATTATATTATAACATTGAAGATATGACAAAAAGAGATATAGAAATTGAAGCTATAGGTGAAAAATATAAAATTTTCGAGGAGGCTTTAAAATGA